The Streptomyces uncialis genomic interval ACGAGCTGCTCGACATCGCGCTCAAGCTGGAGGAGCACGCGCTGGCCGACGATTACTTCGTCGAGCGCAAGCTCTACCCGAACGTCGACTTCTACACCGGCCTGATCTACCGGGCCATGGGCTTCCCGACCGAGATGTTCACCGTGCTCTTCGCGCTCGGCCGGCTGCCCGGCTGGATCGCCCAGTGGCACGAGATGATCAAGGAGCCGGGTTCCCGTATCGGTCGCCCGCGCCAGATCTACACGGGTGTCGTCGAGCGCGACTTCGTGCCGGTCGAGCAGCGCTGAACCCGCTCGTACCGGAACGCACGGCCGACGCGGGAAGAAACGGCCGCGCGACCGGTACCGGCCCCAGCTGAGCCGCGGGCCGGTGCCGAACCACCGGTACGCGGTGTGGAGGAAGGGGTACCGCCCGGTCCGGGGGCGGTGAACCCCCACTCCACCCCGGGTGCCGTTCCGCCGGCGGGTCACCCGCCGGCAGTACCGGAGCCGTGAGCCCGACGCGCACACGTCGGGCCCGGCTCTTCCGGCGCCGCACGCGCGCCGTCGTTCCCGAAGGCCGCCACCTCCGTCCGGCGGACCCGCCGGGAACCGTACTCATCGGGCACCGCCTACGCGGTGCCCGATCTTCGTTGTGCCCGACCCTGATGCCTGACCCTGATGCTCGGTGCCGGTGCCGGTGCCGCGTCAGGCGTCGGGCAGTCAGGCGTGCGGTGCGGTCGGGCAGTCGGGTACTTCGGAACCCCGGTCGTGGGACCGTCGCAGGGTCCAAGGGCGCCCCCGCTCCCGCGTGCCACTCCCGCGAGCCCGTCAGAGGCCCGTACGCGGCCTCGTGGCCGTCGCGAGGCCAGGGAGGAAGGCTCGGGAGCCGGTAAGGGCCGGAAGGGGCCGGGGAATCCGCGAGGGGGCCATGCCGCGCCGTGTATCGGCCCGGGCGTCCTCGCTCCACCCCGAACAGGCGGAAGGCGCCCCCCTGCCAGTCCCCCCACGGGCTGACAGTCGGGGCGCCTTCCTTTGTCCCGGTGCGGATTCCCCCCACGGGATCCGGCCGGGCGTTCTTGGGCAGCGCTTGCTGCTGGGGTATGTGCCACTGCGGCCTGCCGGGACCCGTACGCACGGGAGGGCCGCTCAAAGCTCCCCGGTGCACGTGCCCCGGCAACGCACTTCGGGGATGTCCCCCAAGACATCCCCGATGTCAGAAACGCCCCCCAAGACGTTTCTGGCATCGCCTTCTTAGACTCACCAGCATCCTCGATGGTTACGTCGAGAGAGCTGTGATCTATGTCTCCTGCATATGTCCATCTACCTGCGCAAGAGCCCCGTTATGGCGATCGGGGCTCAAGCGTAAGGATGTTGCGTGGGGTCTGTGAAGGGCCCCGGGGATAGTTACCGGAATGTCCTCAGTCGCAGGCTGTTCGTGACCACGAAAACCGATGAGAAAGCCATGGCCGCCCCCGCGATCATCGGATTGAGCAGTCCCGCCGCCGCGAGAGGCAGTGCAGCAACGTTATAGCCGAAGGCCCAGAAAAGGTTCCCCTTGATGGTGGACAACGTCTTCCGGGAGAGCCGGATCGCGTCGGCGGCGGCCCGCAGATCGCCCCGGACCAGGGTCAGATCGCTCGCCTCGATCGCCGCGTCCGTGCCGGTGCCCATGGCGAGCCCGAGGTCGGCGGTGGCGAGGGCGGCGGCGTCGTTCACCCCGTCACCGACCATGGCCACCGTCCGGCCCTCGGCCTGAAGTCGCCGTACGACCTCGACCTTGTCCTCCGGCATGACCTCCGCGATCACCTCGTCGATACCGACCGCGCGGGCGACGGACGCGGCCACGGCCTGGTTGTCGCCCGTCAGCAGGACCGGCGTCAGACCGAGGGCGCGCAGTTCGCGTACGGCCTGCTCGCTGGTGTCCTTGACCGCGTCGGCGACGGTGAGCACCCCGCGCGCGGTCCCGTCCCAGGCGACGGCGACCGCCGTACGGCCCTCGGCCTGGGCGGTGGCGAGGTCCCGGGACAGGGCCTCGGGCAGTTCGACGCCCGCTTCCGTGAGCAGCCGGGTCCGGCCCACCAGCACCTGGTGGCCCTCGACCTCGCCCCGGACGCCCAGCCCGGCGACGTTCTCGAAGGCGGTGGGTACGGGCAGCGCCCCGGCGCGCTCCGCGGCCCCTGTGGCGATCGCCTGGGCGATGGGGTGCTCCGAGGCGTGTTCCAGGGCTCCGGCGAGCCTCAGGAGCCGCTGAGCGGCCTCCTCGGGGGTGCCGGTGGCCTCCGGTCGCGGCGCGACGATGACGTCCCGCAGTGTCATCCGGCCCGTGGTGACCGTGCCGGTCTTGTCGAGGACCACCGTGTCCACGCGCCGTGTCGACTCCAGGACCTCCGGTCCCTTGATCAGGATGCCGAGCTGGGCGCCCCGCCCGGTGCCGACCATGAGCGCGGTGGGCGTCGCGAGCCCCAGCGCGCAGGGGCACGCGATGATCAGGACCGCGACGGCCGCGGTGAACGCCGAGGCGGTGTCACCCGTGACCGCGAGCCAGCCGCCCAGGGTGCCGAGCGCGATGACCATGACGACGGGGACGAAGATCCCCGAGATCCGGTCGGCGAGGCGCTGCACCTCGGCCTTGCCGTTCTGGGCGTCCTCCACCAGCCGTGCCATCCGCGCCAGCTGGGTGTCGGCGCCGATCCGGGTGGCCTCCACCACGAGCCGGCCCCCGGCGTTCACGGTGGCGCCGGTGACGGGATCGCCCTCGCGCACGTCGACCGGGACGGACTCCCCGGTCAGCATCGACGCGTCCACCGCGGACACGCCCTCCACCACGACACCGTCGGTGGCGATCTTCTCGCCGGGCCGGACGACGAAACGGTCGCCCACGGTGAGTTCGCCCACCGGGAGCCGTACCTCGGCGCCGTCCCGCAGCACGGCCACGTCCTTGGCGCCGAGCTCCATCAGGGCGCGCAGCGCGGCACCCGCGCGGCGCTTGGAACGGGCCTCCAGATAGCGGCCGAGCAGGATGAACGTGATGACGCCCGCCGCGACCTCCAGATAGATCGCGGAGGAGCCGTCCGTGCGCGAGACGGTGAGGTCGAAGCCGTGCCGCATACCGGGCATCCCGGCGTGCCCGAAGAACAGCGCCCACAGCGACCAGCCGAACGCGGCCAGGGTGCCGACCGACACCAGGGTGTCCATGGTGGCCGCGCCGTGCCGGGCGTTGGTGAACGCCGCGCGGTGGAACGGCAGGCCGCCCCAGACGACGACAGGGGCCGCGAGCGTCAGCGAGAGCCACTGCCAGTTGTCGAACTGGAGCGCCGGGATCATCGCCATCAGGACCACGGGCACCGACAGAGCCGTGGACACCATCAGACGCTGGCGCAGGGCGGCGAGCTCGTCGCCGCCCGCCCTCGCGCCGGTGTCCGCGTCGCCGGTGCCGTCCGGGGCGGTGCCGGGCTCGGGCGTGGGCGGCGGGGGGACCTCGGCGGTGTACCCGGTCCGCTCGACCGTGGCGATCAGGTCGGCCACCTCGACGGCCGCCGGGTAGGTCACCCTGGCCTTCTCGGTGGCGTAGTTGACGGTGGCGGTGACTCCGTCGAGACGGTTGAGCTTCTTCTCGACGCGTGCGGCGCAGGAGGAACACGTCATGCCGCCGATGACCAGCTCGACCTGGGACAGCGGGGTGTCCGGGGAACTGGTCGCGGCGGTCGCGGACGCCGGGGGCGCCCCGGAGGTGCCGGGCGTCCCGGAGGGTGCCTCTGGTGCGGTGCTGCTCATGTCCGACTCCCGGAAACGGACCGTGCCGCGGGCGTGTGGCGCGCCGGGCGGATGCGGCCCTGAGGTCGCTGCTCAGGGTTGATGGTGAAGGGGTGTTGCGGAAGGCGTGCTGCTGAAGGCGCTGCTCAAGGTGGGGCGGTGCGGCCGGGGCGCGCGGGGTGACGGCGTCGGCCCCGCGCACCGACCCGGTTCATCGGGCGGGGTGCGCGGGGCGGGGACGCCGGCGGGGTGGATCAGGCGCGGCCGGTCAGCTCGTAGCCGGCCTCGTCGACGGCGGCCCGTACGGCCTCCTCGTCGAGCGGGGCGGCGGAGATCACGGTGACCTGGCCGGTGGCGGCGACCGCCTTCACCGAGCTCACTCCGGGCAGCGCGGAGACCTCGGTGGTGACGGCGCCTTCGCAGTGGCCGCAGGTCATCCCGGTCACCTGGTAGACCGTGGTCACGGAGTCCTGGGTCTGGGCGCTCATGTCGTTGCTCCTCGGATGGGTCGGTCGGGTCGGGTGGCGGTGCGGATGGTGCCCGCGCCGCACGGCGTGCCGGGGGTTCCTGTGTCGCGGGTTCCTCCCGACACTCATCAGACTATACCCCTAGGGGGTATAAAGCCAGAAGGTGTGGAGCGAGTGCGGGGCGACCCTGCGGCCGGTCCGCACGCGACGGCCGGTCGGGCGCGGCGGTGCCGCGGGGGCCGTGCGCGTCCGGGGTGGCCCATCGGTGCGTGAGGCTACTCCTGGTGGGGCCGTTGCGGAGGGTGCGGCGGTGCCGGATGCGGATGTCCGCTGTCCGGAGGCGGGCGGCAGGCGGCAGGTGGTAGGCGGCAGGCGGCTTGCGGCTCCGGGTGCCCCGGGTCCGTCGCGCCCAACGCGCCCAACGCGCCCGGAGCGTCCCGCGGCCTCGGGTGCCCCAGGCCCGTCCCGCCCGCGTGGCGGGTCAGCCCTGCTCCTGGCGGCCGCTCCTGCGGTAGCGGTATCCCGGCCTTGAGGCCACCCAGGTCCGGATGGTGTCCGCGTACCAATAGGACTTGCCGCTCTCGACCACGTCCGGCGGGGGCATCAGGCCGTGCTTGCGGTACGAGCGGACGGTGTCCGGCTGTACGCGGATGTGAGCGGCGATGTCCTTGTACGACCAGAGCCTCTTGTCGGTCACAGCGGTACCTCCCCACGAGTGCCACAGGGGCGGCAGGGGGGCCGCCGGTGAGCTGGGCACCGCGTTGGTGATCACTCAGCCTGTGCCCAGGGGCCGATCCGGGGAGAGGGGACAAGAGGGACTGTCGGGGACGCGTGACGCAAGTCCCGCGTACTCGGGACATGTGTGACAGAAAGCGAATCTTTGTGACGTGAGTGATGCAAGCGGTCGGGCGGTTCCGCTGGCGGTGCGCTCGGCAATCCGCGCACAGCGCGGGAACGTTCAGCCTGAACGTTTCTGCGAAATCATGTGTCAGGGCCCTCGCCGCGTCCGCGCGGGCGCGACCTCGCGGACGGGCGCACGGGTCGCCATGGAGGGCTCACCGCTCGTCCGCCCCGGTTTCCCTGCCGCCCGGGCCCCTGCGGGTGCCAGACGGTCGCACAGGGCCCTTCTTGAGCCTCCTGGGCTGGAAGCCCGCCGGTCCGTCTGGCAGGGTGCGCCGAGGCACCGTCAGGCCCCGCAGGAGCGGAGATAGGCGCGGGTGCGGCGGGCGATGGGGAGCGGCTTGTCCGGCTCGCAGGGGTACATGTCCTGCTCCACGATGGCGAACAGCTCCACCCCGAGCCGCTGGGCCGCGGCGAGGACGGGTTCGAGCGCGGGCACCCCGGTCGGCGGTTCGCACATGACGCCCCGGGCCACGGCCGGGCCGAAGGGCGTTTCCTGGGCGCGCACTTCGGCGAGCACCGCCGGGTCGACCTGCTTGAGGTGGAGGTATCCGACGCGCTCCCCGTAGGTCTCGACGAGTTTGACGCTGTCACCGCCGCAGTAGGCGTAGTGCCCGGTGTCGAGGCACAGCGACACCAGGTCCGGGTCGGTGCCGTCGAGGAAGCGGGTGACGTTCTCCTCGGTGTCGACATGGGTGTCGGCGTGCGGATGGACGACGATCCGCAGGCCGAATCGTTCCCTCACCTCGCGTCCCAGCCGTTCCGTCTGCGAGGTCAGTGCCCGCCACTGGGCGGCGGTGAGGGTGCGGTCCTCCAGCACCTCGCCGGTCCTGTCGTCCCGCCAGAACGAAGGGATGACGACCAGATGTCCGGCGCCCATCGCCTGGGTGAGGGCGGCTACCTCGGCCACATGGGCCCATGTGCTGTCCCATACGGCGGAGCCCCGGTGCAGTCCGGTGAAGACGGTTCCGGCGGACACCCGCAGGCCCCGGCGGGCGGTCTCCTCGGCCAGGACGGCGGGATCGGTGGGCAGATAGCCGTAGGGGCCGAGCTCGATCCACTCGTACCCCGAGGCGGAGACCTCGTCCAGGAAGCGCCGCCACGGCACCTGCCGCGGATCGTCGGGGAACCACACACCCCAGGAATCGGGCGCCGAGCCGATACGGATTCGGGAGAGCGGGGAGGACGGGTTCCCGGCCGGAGTGGTCATACGGCTCAGACTTCCGGCCGTCCGAGAAGGGTGTCAAGGACTGGTCCGAATGTCCGGACAAAATGTTGACAGGGCTCGGTGACCGGCATTAGACCTGACACGACAGCAGGACCGGAACGGCCCCGGGCGGGACGGCCGGACCGGAGCGGGGCACCGGTGTGTGTCCCGGTCCGCCGGATGTCCGACGGTGGCCGCTGACCGCCGTCGCGAAGGCGGCCGGGCGCGGCGCCGATACAGGACACCGGCGCGCAGGCCGAGGAAGGGACGTGCAGGTGACCGGCCCGCAGGACGAGAACCGCGAGGACGACGGTCCCGGTACCCCGTACGACGTCATCGTGATGGGCCGGATCGGTGTCGACCTGTACCCGCTCCAGACCGGGGTACCCCTCGCCGACGTCACCACGTTCGGGAAGTTCCTCGGCGGATCCGCGACCAATGTCGCGGTCGCGGCGGCCCGGCTCGGCCGGCGTACGGCGGTCATCACCCGCACCGGGCCCGACCGGTTCGGCGACTATCTGCACCAGGCGCTGCGGGACTTCGGTGTGGACGACCGCTGGGTCACCCCGGTCGAGGGCACCCAGACCCCCGTCACGTTCTGCGAGGTGTTCCCGCCGGACGACTTCCCGCTGTACTTCTACCGCCGCCCCAAAGCGCCCGACCTGGTCATCCACCCCGCGGAACTGGACCTGCCCGCCATCGCCGCCGCCCGGGTGTTCTGGATGACCGGCACCGGCCTCAGCGAGGAACCGAGCCGTACGGCGACCCTCGCCGCCCTCGCGCACCGCGCCGGGGCCGCCGGGCCGGGAGCCACCGTGTTCGACCTGGACTGGCGGCCCATGTTCTGGCAGGACCCCGAGAGCGCCCGCCCCCACTACGCGCGTGCCCTGCGCCACGCCACCGTGGCCGTCGGCAACCTCGACGAGGTGGAGATCGCCACCGGGGAACGCGAGCCGCACGCGGCGGCCCGCGCGCTCCTCGCCGCGGGTGTACGGCTCGCCGTGGTCAAGCAGGGCCCCAAGGGCGTCCTCGCGCTCTCCGCCGACGGGGAGAGCGCCGAGGTGCCGCCGCTGCCGGTGACCGTCCTCAACGGCCTCGGCGCGGGCGACGCGTTCGGCGGTTCGCTGTGCCACGGTCTGCTGGCCGGCTGGGACCTGGAACACACCATGCGGTACGCGAACGCGGCGGGCGCGATCGTCGCGTCCCGACTGGAGTGCTCGTCCGCGATGCCCGTACCCGCCGAGATCGAGGCCGCCCTCGCCGCGGGGGAGGTCCGGTGAGCCCCCGCACACCGCTGTCCGGGCGCACCGGTGCCACCGCCCGCCCCCATGTCGACCCGGGCGCGCTGGCGCGCACCCGCGCGCGCCACCCCGAAGCCGTCGCGGAGGCCGCCGCGCGCCGGGTGCGAAGGCCCCTGCTGGGTGACTCCGGACGGCTGATGATCGTCGCCGCCGACCACCCCGCGCGCGGGTCCCTCGCCGTCGGTGACCGGCCCTTCGCCATGGCCAACCGGGCCGATCTGCTCGAACGGCTCTGCGAGGCGCTGTCCCGCCCCGGGGTCGACGGAGTGCTGGCGACCGCCGACGTCCTGGACGATCTGCTGCTGCTCGGCGCCCTCGACGGCAAGGTCGTCATGGGCTCCATGAACCGGGGCGGACTCGCCGGTTCCGCCTTCGAGCTGGACGACCGCTTCACCGGGCACCGGCCGTCCGACCTGGCCCGCCTCGGCTTCGACGCGGGCAAGCTGCTGCTGCGGATCGACTACGACGACCCCGGCTCGCTCACCACCCTGCACACCGCCGCGCGCGCCGTGGACGAGATGGCGGGCCTGCGGCTGCCGGTGTTCGTCGAACCGTTCCTGTGCCGCCGCGCGGACGGGACGCTCCGGACGGACCTCGGCGCCGACGCGGTCACCCGGTCGATCGCCATCGCCTCCGGACTCGGCGGCAGTTCCGCGTACACCTGGCTCAAGGTGCCCGTCACCGACGACCCCGACGACATGGCCCGGGTCATGGAGACCTCCACGCTTCCCGCCGTGCTGCTCGGCGGCGATGTGGGCGACGACCAGGACGCCGCCTACGGGAGGTGGCGCGACGCCCTGCGGCTGCCGACCGTACGGGGCCTGGTGGTGGGCCGTTCGCTGCTGTACCCGTCCGACGGTGATGTCACGGCGGCGGTCGACACGGCCGTGGCACTGCTGTGAACGCCGGGGGCGGGCCCCTGCCCGGCGCACCGCGAACGCGCTCCACGCGCGCGGTGCGTCCTGCCACCGGCACCCGTCCGGGCCACCGCGAGGCACCACATGCCCGTGCGACGGGTAGGGGAACACCGTGAGCGACGACAACCTGTACCTGCCCCGGGGCTCGGCCGTGGACGGCCCCTACGACATCGGCGTCGGTCCCGGGTCGCCGGGACGGCCCGGCTGGTCCTTCACCAGCCTGCGGGTCCTCACGCTGGACCCCGGTGCGTCGCACACCCTGGACACCGGGGAGAGTGAGTGGATCGTGCTGCCTCTCTCAGGTGGCTGCACGATCGGGGTGGAGGGCGGCATCATCGAACTGGTGGGCAGGGAGGACGTGTTCGGGCAAGTCAGCGACTTCGCCTACCTCCCGCGCGACACCCACGCCCAGATCGCCTCCGGTGCGGGAGGCCGCTTCGCCCTGGCAGGAGCGAAGTGCGAGCGCCGACTCCCCGCCCGCTACGGCCCCGCGCCGGAGGTTCCCGTCGAGGCCCGCGGCAGCGGGGTCAGCGCCCGGCA includes:
- a CDS encoding heavy metal translocating P-type ATPase, translating into MSSTAPEAPSGTPGTSGAPPASATAATSSPDTPLSQVELVIGGMTCSSCAARVEKKLNRLDGVTATVNYATEKARVTYPAAVEVADLIATVERTGYTAEVPPPPTPEPGTAPDGTGDADTGARAGGDELAALRQRLMVSTALSVPVVLMAMIPALQFDNWQWLSLTLAAPVVVWGGLPFHRAAFTNARHGAATMDTLVSVGTLAAFGWSLWALFFGHAGMPGMRHGFDLTVSRTDGSSAIYLEVAAGVITFILLGRYLEARSKRRAGAALRALMELGAKDVAVLRDGAEVRLPVGELTVGDRFVVRPGEKIATDGVVVEGVSAVDASMLTGESVPVDVREGDPVTGATVNAGGRLVVEATRIGADTQLARMARLVEDAQNGKAEVQRLADRISGIFVPVVMVIALGTLGGWLAVTGDTASAFTAAVAVLIIACPCALGLATPTALMVGTGRGAQLGILIKGPEVLESTRRVDTVVLDKTGTVTTGRMTLRDVIVAPRPEATGTPEEAAQRLLRLAGALEHASEHPIAQAIATGAAERAGALPVPTAFENVAGLGVRGEVEGHQVLVGRTRLLTEAGVELPEALSRDLATAQAEGRTAVAVAWDGTARGVLTVADAVKDTSEQAVRELRALGLTPVLLTGDNQAVAASVARAVGIDEVIAEVMPEDKVEVVRRLQAEGRTVAMVGDGVNDAAALATADLGLAMGTGTDAAIEASDLTLVRGDLRAAADAIRLSRKTLSTIKGNLFWAFGYNVAALPLAAAGLLNPMIAGAAMAFSSVFVVTNSLRLRTFR
- a CDS encoding heavy-metal-associated domain-containing protein, translating into MSAQTQDSVTTVYQVTGMTCGHCEGAVTTEVSALPGVSSVKAVAATGQVTVISAAPLDEEAVRAAVDEAGYELTGRA
- a CDS encoding helix-turn-helix transcriptional regulator, with product MTDKRLWSYKDIAAHIRVQPDTVRSYRKHGLMPPPDVVESGKSYWYADTIRTWVASRPGYRYRRSGRQEQG
- a CDS encoding sugar phosphate isomerase/epimerase family protein, whose amino-acid sequence is MTTPAGNPSSPLSRIRIGSAPDSWGVWFPDDPRQVPWRRFLDEVSASGYEWIELGPYGYLPTDPAVLAEETARRGLRVSAGTVFTGLHRGSAVWDSTWAHVAEVAALTQAMGAGHLVVIPSFWRDDRTGEVLEDRTLTAAQWRALTSQTERLGREVRERFGLRIVVHPHADTHVDTEENVTRFLDGTDPDLVSLCLDTGHYAYCGGDSVKLVETYGERVGYLHLKQVDPAVLAEVRAQETPFGPAVARGVMCEPPTGVPALEPVLAAAQRLGVELFAIVEQDMYPCEPDKPLPIARRTRAYLRSCGA
- the iolC gene encoding 5-dehydro-2-deoxygluconokinase, which encodes MGRIGVDLYPLQTGVPLADVTTFGKFLGGSATNVAVAAARLGRRTAVITRTGPDRFGDYLHQALRDFGVDDRWVTPVEGTQTPVTFCEVFPPDDFPLYFYRRPKAPDLVIHPAELDLPAIAAARVFWMTGTGLSEEPSRTATLAALAHRAGAAGPGATVFDLDWRPMFWQDPESARPHYARALRHATVAVGNLDEVEIATGEREPHAAARALLAAGVRLAVVKQGPKGVLALSADGESAEVPPLPVTVLNGLGAGDAFGGSLCHGLLAGWDLEHTMRYANAAGAIVASRLECSSAMPVPAEIEAALAAGEVR
- a CDS encoding Cgl0159 family (beta/alpha)8-fold protein yields the protein MARTRARHPEAVAEAAARRVRRPLLGDSGRLMIVAADHPARGSLAVGDRPFAMANRADLLERLCEALSRPGVDGVLATADVLDDLLLLGALDGKVVMGSMNRGGLAGSAFELDDRFTGHRPSDLARLGFDAGKLLLRIDYDDPGSLTTLHTAARAVDEMAGLRLPVFVEPFLCRRADGTLRTDLGADAVTRSIAIASGLGGSSAYTWLKVPVTDDPDDMARVMETSTLPAVLLGGDVGDDQDAAYGRWRDALRLPTVRGLVVGRSLLYPSDGDVTAAVDTAVALL
- the iolB gene encoding 5-deoxy-glucuronate isomerase gives rise to the protein MSDDNLYLPRGSAVDGPYDIGVGPGSPGRPGWSFTSLRVLTLDPGASHTLDTGESEWIVLPLSGGCTIGVEGGIIELVGREDVFGQVSDFAYLPRDTHAQIASGAGGRFALAGAKCERRLPARYGPAPEVPVEARGSGVSARQVRNFASADAFECDRLIAVEVVTPGGNWSSYPPHKHDEHRPGQESVLEEIYYFECEPAEGGRPGFGYQRVSPSRAGGADVLAEVRSGDAVLVPDGWHGPSIAAPGHRMYYLNVMAGPGPGREWRISFHPDHGEGYR